The following DNA comes from Candidatus Omnitrophota bacterium.
AATTGGCGGCGCAGGAAAATCATTCCCTGACGCTTCGATTGAAAGGAACCGGCAAAAATCCCTTCGCCGTGGGAGCGCGGATATACGTCACCGCGAACGGTCAAACCCAAATGCGGGTTGTTGGATTGGGTAATTCCGGCTTCGGCTGCCAGGAACCTTATGCCCAAATAATCGGATTGGGGAAAAGCCTCCAATCGGAAGTCAAAGTTCGCTGGCCGGATGGCCGTTGGGAGTCCTTTGGTTCTTTGCCCGCCGGAGAGTCCCATCTCCTCATCGAAGGACAAGGCGCCGAAACGGATGTGGGCGCATGGTTGCTTTATCGTTGATTCCCAAGGAAGGGAAAAAACCAGTGTATTTCGATTGAAAACGTTGTTAGTCGGCGGGAGCGCATTCCAAACGCTCCCGCCCATTCCTTCAGGAGTAAAATCATGCAGAGATATACCCGCTTCGCCGCTTTCACGCTGATCGAGTTGCTAATCGTCGTCGCCATCATCGGCATATTGGCGGCCATCGCCGTTCCCAATTTCCTCAACGCGCAAGTCCGAGCGAAAGTCGCTCGGGCGCAGTCCGATCACGACGGCTTGCGCATTGCCATCGAGTCCTATCGCCTGGATCGCAACCAGCCTCCCCCTTCTCCACAAATGGGAGGACTATCTCTTTACGATTTCGCTCAAAAGTTTATTCCTCTCACCACGCCGGTCTCTTATCTCAGCAGCATTCCCTCCGATCCATTTCCCCATCGCAGCGCACTGGAACTGGACAGTACGGTGGATCATCGGTCGACAGCGCCAGGCGCTTACGCCTACGGTTATTTCCGGGCGGATCATTCTGGGCCGGGAGGGCAGTACAATTATGGAATCCACAAATGGATGGTCTCTTCCAGCGGGCCGGACGGTTTGCTGCAATACTTTGCCTATTACCCTCAAACCCTCGTCGAAGGAACCGAACTGTGTTCCATTTGCAAAATTCAAACGCCCGCCGTCAAGT
Coding sequences within:
- a CDS encoding prepilin-type N-terminal cleavage/methylation domain-containing protein, with translation MQRYTRFAAFTLIELLIVVAIIGILAAIAVPNFLNAQVRAKVARAQSDHDGLRIAIESYRLDRNQPPPSPQMGGLSLYDFAQKFIPLTTPVSYLSSIPSDPFPHRSALELDSTVDHRSTAPGAYAYGYFRADHSGPGGQYNYGIHKWMVSSSGPDGLLQYFAYYPQTLVEGTELCSICKIQTPAVKLMATVYHPSNGVVSAGEIIRWSGH